In the Orenia marismortui DSM 5156 genome, one interval contains:
- a CDS encoding thiazole synthase, producing MEDRLVIGGIELKSRLFTGTGKFPSKEAIRETLEASNSQVVTMALRRVDFDNPEDNVINYIPDSFTLLPNTSGARTAEEAVRIARIAKAAGCGNWIKIEVISDNKYLMPDNQETIKATEVLAKEGFVVLPYVSPDLMVAKRLEEAGAAAVMPLGAPIGSNRGLKTKELIRILISEINLPIIVDAGIGKPSHAAEAMEMGADAVLVNTAIATANDPVKMAQAFDYAVQAGRIAYLAGPGAVKDYASASSPLTGFLKGE from the coding sequence ATGGAAGATAGATTAGTAATTGGAGGAATAGAGTTAAAAAGTAGATTGTTCACAGGAACAGGTAAATTTCCAAGCAAGGAGGCTATTAGAGAAACTTTAGAAGCGTCTAATTCTCAAGTCGTGACTATGGCTTTACGTAGAGTTGATTTTGATAATCCAGAAGATAATGTAATCAATTATATTCCAGACAGCTTTACTTTATTGCCTAATACTTCAGGAGCTAGAACAGCAGAGGAAGCAGTGAGAATAGCTAGAATTGCTAAAGCAGCAGGTTGTGGAAACTGGATTAAAATTGAGGTTATTTCTGATAATAAATATCTAATGCCAGATAATCAAGAGACTATTAAGGCAACAGAAGTTTTAGCTAAAGAAGGATTTGTTGTACTACCTTATGTCAGTCCAGATTTAATGGTTGCTAAAAGATTAGAAGAAGCAGGAGCAGCAGCAGTAATGCCTTTAGGAGCTCCAATAGGATCTAATCGTGGTTTAAAGACTAAAGAGTTGATCAGAATCTTAATCAGTGAGATTAATTTGCCAATTATTGTGGATGCTGGAATAGGTAAGCCTTCTCATGCGGCAGAAGCAATGGAAATGGGTGCAGATGCAGTACTTGTAAATACAGCTATTGCAACAGCAAATGATCCAGTTAAGATGGCACAAGCCTTTGATTATGCAGTCCAAGCAGGAAGAATAGCTTATTTAGCTGGACCAGGTGCAGTCAAAGATTATGCTTCCGCTTCTTCACCATTAACAGGTTTTTTAAAAGGAGAGTAG
- the thiS gene encoding sulfur carrier protein ThiS codes for MRLKVNGQQQVLEEEVKLTDFLESKGLELDRLVIEYNKRVVSKEEWEDIILKDQDSLEVLRFVGGG; via the coding sequence ATGAGACTAAAAGTTAATGGTCAACAGCAAGTTTTAGAAGAAGAAGTAAAGCTAACAGATTTTTTGGAATCAAAAGGTTTAGAGTTGGATCGCTTAGTAATTGAGTACAATAAAAGAGTTGTTAGTAAAGAAGAGTGGGAAGATATTATTTTAAAGGATCAAGATAGTTTAGAAGTGCTTAGATTTGTAGGAGGTGGATAA
- the thiF gene encoding sulfur carrier protein ThiS adenylyltransferase ThiF: MNDFEKSLLRYIREEGLERLQSLKVGIGGAGGLGSNSAFNLVRSGFKHFVIVDFDKVEYSNLNRQFYFSEQVGQEKVLALKENLLKINPDLEIETIIERVNGDNIIRFFDDCDIIVEAFDEIKSKKMIVDKYINSNKFLVSASGLAGWGDTDKIHTKKFNDKFYIVGDFTTEVSADNPPLSPRVNIVAAKQADLILEAVLEGRI; encoded by the coding sequence ATGAATGATTTTGAAAAATCATTGTTAAGATATATTCGAGAAGAAGGTTTAGAGAGATTACAATCGCTTAAGGTTGGAATTGGTGGTGCAGGTGGACTTGGTTCTAACTCAGCCTTTAATTTAGTAAGAAGTGGTTTTAAACACTTTGTTATTGTAGATTTTGATAAGGTGGAGTACTCTAATTTGAATCGCCAATTCTATTTTAGTGAACAAGTAGGTCAGGAGAAGGTATTGGCTTTAAAGGAGAATCTCTTAAAGATTAATCCTGACTTAGAGATTGAAACCATAATAGAAAGAGTAAATGGTGATAATATTATTCGATTCTTTGATGATTGTGATATTATAGTAGAAGCCTTTGATGAAATAAAGAGTAAGAAGATGATAGTAGATAAATATATCAATTCTAATAAATTTTTAGTCTCTGCTTCAGGTTTGGCTGGTTGGGGTGATACGGATAAGATTCATACTAAAAAATTCAACGATAAATTTTATATAGTAGGAGATTTTACTACAGAGGTAAGTGCTGATAATCCACCTCTATCTCCACGGGTTAATATAGTAGCAGCTAAACAGGCAGATTTGATTTTGGAAGCAGTATTGGAGGGGAGAATATGA
- a CDS encoding DUF2085 domain-containing protein: MIEKKITFWYLFFSHHPYSELDRTLKLNLFNKKVYLCARCTGQYLALFLFMLFQAKIDYSSIPFEIISILPLFATLDWLTQTLEIRKSNNYLRVITGGVFGVWLGIILCSIINLNFNLLIKLSIQSLIYFIIVLSILFFRRDKLNKYLKPYEKFIQKYEQQRCYEDLST; this comes from the coding sequence TTGATAGAAAAAAAGATTACTTTTTGGTATTTATTTTTTTCTCACCATCCTTACTCAGAATTAGATAGGACTTTAAAACTTAACCTATTTAATAAAAAAGTTTATCTCTGTGCTAGATGTACTGGCCAATACCTTGCATTATTCTTATTTATGTTATTTCAAGCTAAAATTGATTACAGCAGTATTCCTTTTGAAATAATTTCAATTCTACCTTTATTTGCAACATTAGACTGGTTAACTCAAACTTTAGAAATTAGAAAGTCTAATAACTATTTACGAGTAATTACAGGAGGCGTATTTGGAGTATGGCTTGGTATAATATTATGTTCTATAATAAATTTAAATTTTAACTTATTAATTAAGTTATCTATACAGAGTTTGATATATTTTATTATAGTATTAAGTATATTGTTTTTTAGACGAGATAAGCTAAATAAGTACTTAAAACCTTATGAAAAATTTATTCAAAAATATGAGCAGCAGAGATGTTATGAAGATTTATCAACTTAA
- the thiH gene encoding 2-iminoacetate synthase ThiH codes for MSFYEEYKQVKNFKFDSFFNQVTKYDIERVLAKERLNQEDFLALLSPVACNYLEEMAEKAHRLTVQNFGKVIFLYAPLYLANYCVNQCAYCGFNVKNGFKRDKLTLDQVEEEAKAIVDKGIKDLVVLTGESRKHSPVSYIKDSINILKEYFPSIAIEVYAMEEFEYGQLVEVGVDGLTIYQETYNEDVYDKVHITGPKKNYRFRLDAPERGCKAGMRRVNIGPLLGLDDWRKEAFFAGLHANYLQNKYLDTEISLSLPRLRPHIGSFQPNSIVDDPALVQIILAYRLFLPRVGISLSTRESDELRDNLLPLGITKMSAESSTAVGGYAKDQGVKQFDISDARTVTEVKGLLLARGYQPVFKDWEQI; via the coding sequence ATGAGTTTTTATGAAGAATATAAACAGGTTAAAAATTTTAAGTTTGATAGCTTCTTTAATCAAGTGACTAAATATGATATAGAGAGAGTATTAGCTAAAGAGAGGTTAAACCAAGAGGATTTTCTAGCATTATTATCACCAGTAGCTTGTAATTATTTGGAGGAGATGGCAGAAAAAGCTCATAGATTAACAGTGCAAAACTTTGGTAAAGTTATCTTTTTATATGCCCCACTTTATTTAGCCAATTATTGTGTAAACCAATGTGCTTATTGTGGTTTTAATGTAAAAAATGGATTCAAAAGAGATAAATTAACTTTAGATCAAGTTGAAGAAGAAGCTAAAGCTATAGTGGATAAAGGGATTAAGGATTTAGTGGTCTTAACAGGAGAATCAAGAAAACATAGTCCAGTCTCTTATATTAAAGATTCTATAAATATTTTAAAAGAATATTTTCCTTCGATAGCGATTGAGGTCTATGCTATGGAAGAGTTTGAATATGGTCAATTAGTAGAGGTTGGAGTGGATGGACTGACTATTTATCAAGAGACTTATAATGAAGATGTTTATGATAAGGTACATATTACAGGACCCAAAAAAAATTATCGATTTAGATTAGATGCTCCAGAACGTGGTTGTAAAGCAGGGATGAGAAGAGTTAATATTGGCCCGTTATTAGGGCTTGATGATTGGAGAAAAGAGGCTTTTTTTGCTGGTTTACATGCTAATTATCTGCAAAATAAATATTTGGATACTGAGATTAGTCTATCATTACCAAGATTAAGACCTCATATAGGTTCTTTTCAACCAAATTCGATTGTAGATGATCCTGCTTTAGTACAGATTATATTAGCTTATAGGTTGTTCTTACCACGAGTGGGTATCAGTTTGTCTACTAGAGAGAGTGATGAATTAAGAGACAATCTTTTGCCTTTAGGTATTACTAAGATGTCGGCAGAATCTTCAACAGCTGTTGGTGGATATGCTAAGGATCAAGGGGTAAAGCAATTTGATATTTCTGATGCTAGAACAGTAACAGAAGTAAAGGGTTTATTGCTAGCTAGAGGATATCAACCTGTCTTTAAAGATTGGGAACAGATATAA
- the thiE gene encoding thiamine phosphate synthase: MNKKERLSTDLYCITAEKFSLGRSNIEVVKEMIDAGIKIIQYREKKKKMLYKYQECKRLREMTKEAGVSFIINDDIHLAMAIGADGVHIGQEDLPLEEVRRLLGKDKIIGLSTHSPQEAEDAVKRGADYIGVGPIFKTNTKDDVCDPVGLEYLEYVVENLDIPFVAIGGIKEHNVDQVWKLGGRCICMVTEIVGAEDIKAKIRSIRQKLN, translated from the coding sequence ATGAATAAAAAAGAAAGATTAAGTACAGATTTATATTGCATTACTGCTGAAAAATTTTCTTTGGGAAGAAGTAATATTGAGGTTGTAAAGGAGATGATTGATGCTGGAATCAAGATTATTCAGTATCGTGAAAAGAAGAAGAAGATGCTCTATAAGTATCAGGAGTGTAAGAGGTTAAGGGAGATGACTAAGGAGGCAGGAGTAAGCTTTATCATCAATGATGATATCCATTTGGCTATGGCAATAGGTGCTGATGGTGTACATATTGGCCAAGAGGATTTACCTTTAGAGGAGGTACGAAGACTTCTTGGTAAAGATAAAATAATAGGCTTATCAACCCATTCACCTCAAGAGGCTGAAGATGCTGTCAAAAGAGGGGCAGACTATATTGGGGTAGGTCCTATCTTTAAAACTAATACTAAAGATGATGTCTGTGATCCAGTTGGATTAGAGTATTTAGAGTATGTTGTAGAAAATTTAGATATTCCTTTTGTAGCAATAGGTGGGATTAAAGAACATAATGTTGATCAAGTGTGGAAATTAGGTGGAAGATGTATTTGTATGGTAACAGAGATAGTTGGAGCAGAGGATATTAAAGCTAAGATAAGAAGTATTAGACAAAAGTTAAATTAA